A DNA window from Pseudodesulfovibrio thermohalotolerans contains the following coding sequences:
- a CDS encoding HD domain-containing protein, translating to MPLSDHVRLVREFAEGHLIGENRRDYHIRLKLDHSMRVLDNGMAIIKGEGIDGRTADLAAMAALYHDIGRFPQFARYGTFKDAESINHGRMGVLTLRTLDLPGGFTHDEWRLIRAAVGLHNAKEVNPGLKGVLATMVNVARDADKVDIFGVVLDHLSQPDSPDRVVVLQLEEHPTRYTPAVLDAVMSGGSCDYSLMRYDKDFLLLMTGWLFSLAYGTSARLLLDRGMVARTFGMLPKNDDISALKEKVLRHLQAAASARR from the coding sequence ATGCCCCTGTCCGACCATGTCCGCCTGGTCAGGGAATTCGCCGAAGGCCACCTCATCGGTGAAAATCGCCGCGACTACCACATCCGCCTGAAGCTTGACCACTCCATGCGGGTGCTGGACAACGGCATGGCCATCATCAAGGGCGAGGGCATTGACGGCCGCACCGCCGACCTCGCGGCCATGGCCGCCCTGTACCATGACATCGGACGGTTTCCGCAGTTCGCCCGATACGGGACCTTCAAGGATGCCGAATCGATCAACCACGGACGCATGGGTGTGCTCACCCTGCGCACCCTCGACCTTCCCGGCGGGTTCACGCACGACGAATGGCGGCTTATCCGGGCCGCCGTTGGCCTGCACAACGCCAAAGAGGTCAACCCCGGCCTGAAAGGCGTCCTGGCCACCATGGTCAACGTCGCCCGCGACGCGGACAAGGTCGACATCTTCGGCGTGGTCCTGGACCACCTGAGCCAGCCGGACTCACCGGACCGGGTGGTCGTCCTTCAGCTTGAGGAACACCCCACACGCTACACCCCGGCCGTTCTCGACGCGGTCATGTCCGGCGGCTCCTGCGACTACTCACTGATGCGCTACGACAAGGACTTCCTGCTTCTCATGACGGGGTGGCTCTTTTCACTGGCCTACGGAACCTCGGCCCGACTGCTGCTTGATCGCGGCATGGTGGCGCGCACGTTCGGGATGCTGCCGAAAAACGATGACATCAGTGCGCTGAAAGAAAAGGTGCTCCGCCACCTGCAAGCCGCAGCCTCGGCCCGACGCTGA
- a CDS encoding NAD(P)/FAD-dependent oxidoreductase, with protein sequence MSDTLYDVAILGSGPGGLQAAIHASRKKVKTLMLGRIDNSSLYWAHVENYCCQIEITGEEILKKGRAQAESFGTEFRDEDVLAIEPEGKLFSLKLESGDIVRTKSVILATGSNRNKLGVPGEKELLGKGVSYCVDCDAGFYRNEVVAVAGCRSAAAGGAVALTNFASEVHLYCAELDVNEGLRQQLVDTGVKVHEGVSIKEIVGENAVESVLLDDGTTQPVSGVFIELGAKGVLELTAMLGVQLDENMKYIETDKKQRTNVPGIYAAGDICGPPLQMAKAVGEGCVAGIETATYAKKLELN encoded by the coding sequence ATGTCCGACACACTTTACGACGTCGCCATACTCGGCTCCGGCCCCGGCGGCCTACAGGCCGCCATTCATGCCTCGCGCAAGAAAGTCAAAACCCTGATGCTCGGCCGCATCGACAACTCCAGCCTCTACTGGGCCCATGTCGAGAACTACTGCTGCCAAATCGAGATCACGGGCGAGGAAATCCTGAAAAAAGGCCGTGCACAGGCTGAGAGCTTCGGCACCGAATTTCGGGACGAGGATGTGCTCGCCATCGAACCCGAAGGCAAATTGTTTTCCCTCAAGCTGGAATCCGGGGACATTGTCCGGACCAAAAGCGTCATCCTCGCCACGGGCTCCAACCGCAACAAGCTGGGCGTCCCCGGCGAGAAAGAGCTTCTCGGCAAGGGGGTGAGCTACTGCGTCGATTGCGACGCGGGCTTCTACCGCAACGAAGTGGTGGCCGTGGCGGGCTGCCGCAGCGCCGCCGCCGGTGGAGCCGTGGCTCTGACCAACTTCGCCAGCGAAGTGCACCTCTACTGCGCCGAGCTGGATGTGAACGAAGGATTGCGCCAACAGCTCGTCGACACGGGCGTAAAAGTCCATGAAGGCGTGAGCATCAAGGAAATAGTCGGCGAGAACGCGGTCGAGTCCGTGCTTCTGGACGACGGCACCACGCAGCCGGTCTCCGGGGTATTCATCGAACTCGGCGCCAAGGGAGTGCTGGAGCTGACCGCCATGCTCGGAGTGCAACTGGACGAAAACATGAAATATATCGAAACCGACAAAAAACAGCGCACCAATGTGCCCGGCATATATGCAGCGGGCGACATCTGCGGCCCGCCCCTGCAAATGGCCAAGGCCGTGGGCGAAGGATGCGTGGCCGGAATCGAAACCGCCACCTACGCCAAAAAACTGGAACTGAACTAG
- a CDS encoding PilZ domain-containing protein, which produces MDIGVGDNILLEVSTFEDRFIAFVSGVGRDGSLVVRAEVPSAVLDRIEADVFAEVLYVYDGELLCFDTRILSVGGSPDAHIELAAPQAAFDAEERGEPRYACFFPASVVVGERVVNGVVEDISDSCARIRFPVSSRDDFPIDKGAEVLLTIRPYGVKGAVVSVDCSVFKMFMKDHERYAVLSFENDEPDTRERISGFIKARVCCRISGD; this is translated from the coding sequence ATGGATATCGGCGTCGGCGACAACATACTCCTCGAAGTGTCCACGTTCGAGGACCGTTTTATCGCCTTTGTATCCGGCGTTGGCCGGGACGGCAGCCTGGTGGTCCGCGCCGAGGTGCCTTCTGCCGTTCTGGACCGGATCGAGGCCGACGTCTTTGCCGAAGTCCTTTACGTCTATGATGGCGAGTTGCTCTGTTTCGATACCCGTATTTTGAGCGTTGGCGGTTCGCCGGACGCGCACATCGAGTTGGCGGCCCCGCAGGCGGCATTTGACGCCGAAGAGCGCGGCGAACCTCGCTATGCCTGTTTTTTCCCGGCGTCGGTGGTTGTTGGGGAGCGTGTCGTCAACGGAGTTGTCGAGGACATCTCCGACAGTTGCGCACGAATCCGTTTCCCGGTCTCAAGCCGGGACGATTTTCCCATCGACAAGGGGGCTGAGGTCTTGCTGACGATTAGGCCTTACGGTGTGAAGGGGGCCGTGGTGTCCGTCGATTGCTCCGTGTTTAAGATGTTCATGAAGGATCATGAGCGGTATGCCGTCCTGAGCTTCGAAAACGACGAACCGGACACCCGCGAGCGGATATCCGGTTTCATCAAGGCCCGAGTCTGCTGCCGCATTTCGGGAGACTAG